The Schistocerca nitens isolate TAMUIC-IGC-003100 chromosome 8, iqSchNite1.1, whole genome shotgun sequence genome includes the window ggtCTAGAAATGCCATTTGTacactcttctgtctctctctgtgttttTCCATCAAAAGGCGCATGGCATGTATAGGATTGATGGTGCTGCATCCCTTAACAAATCCACACCGGTTTAGTGTTACAGTGACAATACTTGAGTCTGCTATCAAGTACCTGTTCAAAGACCTTTAAAGTATGACTGAGGAGTAGAATAGGGCAATAAGTCAAGCAATTGTTCACATCTCCTTTTCCTTCCAGATTGGTACTGTTATGGTAGTTGCCCATGTTTGTGGAAGTTGTTTTTTGGTGAAAATTTGGTTGAAGAGTGAGGCAAGGAATTCTGAAGCAGGCTTTCTGAGAATTTTCCTGATTTCTGCTGGTAGGTCATCTGGGCcagttgcttttccatttttcatcttgcTGATGCCAAGCATTACTTCCTTAGATGAAATCGAAGGGACGGGTCCTAAGGTAGCATCAGGATGCATAATCTCTTTGTTGCTGATGTTATGAAAGTAGTCTGCCCAATTCTGGAGAATAGATTGTTTATCTCTTAGCAGTTTGGCTTTGGCTCCATTGATGAGCATGACGTGTCCAATGTACTGAGCTGAACAGcaatgtgacttagcaagacagcagaTGATGTTTTCTCCCAATGGTGTGTCATGCTGGTCATACAGTGTCTGGTAGTACTGCTCTTTTGCTGCAGCTACTGCTGTTTTTACTGCTGATTTAAGGTTGCGATATTTCTGGAGGTCAGTGTCAAGTCGTGAGTACCACCAAGTCTTGTATGCCATCTTCTTCTCCCTGATTGCTTGTTTGACTTTGTGTCCACCACCAGGTTTGTTTATCAATGTATTTTCTTCCAGGTATGGTTTTTCCCAGCATTTTTGTTGCTGCTTGATGTTTCTGTTCCACAGCATCTT containing:
- the LOC126199120 gene encoding uncharacterized protein LOC126199120, whose amino-acid sequence is MLWNRNIKQQQKCWEKPYLEENTLINKPGGGHKVKQAIREKKMAYKTWWYSRLDTDLQKYRNLKSAVKTAVAAAKEQYYQTLYDQHDTPLGENIICCLAKSHCCSAQYIGHVMLINGAKAKLLRDKQSILQNWADYFHNISNKEIMHPDATLGPVPSISSKEVMLGISKMKNGKATGPDDLPAEIRKILRKPASEFLASLFNQIFTKKQLPQTWATTITVPIWKEKEM